TGTGTTTCCCTTCAACACCTGGATCTGTCTGACAACAACATCTCTACCATTGGTGATCTGACTAAACTGATGGCATTAAAGGTGAGCGCTGGAGTCTCTGAGGTCAAAAGCGAACCTAAACAAAAAAAGGCTATTtaataatgtacattttatagtgtcagttttcttttatgtatctttgattcattttctgtcaattttgCAGACACTTTTACTCCATGGAAACAGCATTACAACACTTCGTACTGTTCCCGCTCACCTACCTGCCCATTTATCCATTCTCTCCCTGGCAGAGAATGAGATAAGGGATCTTAATGAAGTAATTATCTTTTCCCTTACTTGATACAGCAGCACTGATGACCACTTAAATTATATAGAGACTTATTATTAACAGACTTTCATCTGATTATTCCATAGATGTCATACCTGGCACCTCTCCATGACCTGGAGCAGCTGTCCATCATGAGCAACCCTTGTGTTATGGCGACTCCCTCATTGCCAGGTTTTGATTATCGACCATATATCATGAGTTGGTGCCTGAGCCTAAAGGTCCTGGATGGCTATGTAGTGTCACAGAAAGAAGGGTGCGTACATTCCTATGCTGTTACAATTTGCTAGTTAAGATTAATGCAGGAATATTATCTAAATATTGGAGTGTCTTATTTATTGTGTATAATTGTCACAATTACAGTCTCAAAGCAGAGTGGCTCTACAGTCAGGGAAAAGGACGCTCATATCGACCAGGTCAGCATGTTCAGCTGGTTCAATACCTGGCCACTGTTTGCCCTTTGACGTCTTCACCAGCCCTGGAGACGGCAGAAGATGCCAAATTGGAGAAGATCCTCAGTAAGCAGAGGTATAAATCTGAACATGATGATCAAAAAACGTGACGCCAAAGACTGTCATCCAATACTCACATCATGGCCACGAAAACCCTGCCGTGCATCCTTCTTAATGGAAAATATTTACTTGAATGACTCCATGTTTGAACTGAcatttctgtctctcaggtTTCACCAAAGGCAGCTGTTAGAGGAGACCCAAGGAGGCTGTCCCAGCCCTCCTCGACCAACTCAACTAGATGTAGAGAGGCACAGTCCTTCACATTCAGTCCCACAGGGGGGAGCCAGAGAGGCGAAGAAAAGTATTGCACTTGCACCAGCTGCTGCTCCGTCAGTCCGGGAGACAGGTAAGAGGGCTGTTTTGTCACTCTATGGGGCAGTTCCGGTGGACATCATGCGTtcgttttttattgtttgtatagctttctttttcataattttaacTGTTTGGTATGTCTACTTTTGTACAGAGCCAGTCGTGCAGTTTAACACCTGGGTGAGCTGTGATTCTTCACACCCATCATTGCCTGTAGTTCGCAGCCCAAGGCTCAGAGAGGAACACATCTATTTGGAGGATGTGCAGACAGATGAGGACAAACTCAATGGCAGCATGCTGTCCTCAGAGTCCACCTTTCTCCCTTCGCATCTGACCTGGAGCCACAAACGACCCACTCTGACAGCGAGGACGAGACCGAGACATTTGAACCTGATTCCCTGGCTCCAAAGCGACCAGCACAGCCCaaaaagcacaacacaaacaagacaCATCATTTGCCCCCAGCAGATAAGCAAGAGAGAGGTCTTGAAGAGGTGGTTATTTCTGGCGCAGCCACAACAGCTGGATCACTGGGGGTCAGAGTTAGCACACCACAAAATGATCTGGAAACATTCTCTGACTTTGGTAAAGCAGAGATGAAAGAAGCCCCCAAGCAGGAAGAAGTTGGTATGTGTGCCAGGAAATCAAGTTTGACGGAAGCAGACAGGGCAGCGGTTAAAATACAGTCATGGTGGAGGGGACAGCACACTCGGTGTTGTGACCCCATGGCCAGAGAGGTACGCAGTGAAATCCGCCTGCGCAGGATGCAAGAACACATCCTTTTCCTGTCTGAAAAGTTTGACAGGTAACTGACTATcagcattgtttgttttctattttacttATGATATAAGAACGGTTGCACTTTAATAATTATTACATATGGTTGTggatatataagtatatatttGCCAATATGTACAAAGATTCAGAATACTAATAGGTAAAAATGGGATTTGTTTGCAGGGTGCAGCAGCAGTATGAAGAAGAGAGGTTACAAAGGCTGGTTCAGGAGGAAGCTGTAAAGTTTCTGTGGAAACAGGTCAGTGATCGAAGTCGTCATTTATCAGAACCACACATTCAGTCATACACTCAGTCAGTATTTGTGTGGTATAATGTCGCCTCCTGTGGTCTCCTTTTtccaaacaagactaagagtctacagccacactagcatcTCTGTGAGGATGTACTCGCTAAAGGCTAATGCTAACATGGCATTAtgttcaaaatgacaatgctaacatgctgatgtttggcaggtataATTTGtaccatggcaatccatcccatagctgagacatttcactcaaaatcacaaatgtcaacctcatggtggcactagaggaaaagtcagaggatcactaaagtcattaggattcatcctctggggaccacaaatccctgtacaaaatttcatggtaatccatttaatagtaatcgaccaacagactgacattgccatccctaaagctgctagcatgactaaaaatgGCTTTCTGGAGATGATACACCTTAAAATCATCTGTTAATGGCTTTGCAACGTGATTCATTGATTGAAAACttttcctgtgttctccttGTAGCTCCAGTCGATGCAGCAGTGGAAACAGTCTGTGGAGCAGCAGCTGGCCTGCATTAGTCAGCCTGTCACCCCGGCTCAGATCTCAGCTCCTGGACTATGTGAGGCTGCCACGCCTGTTGCATCCAGCACGACGAACCCTCCCAGCACCGATGTCTCCTTCCCAGACTCTGGCTTCCAGTCAACAAATGATCAGCAGGCAGCGCAGGAGGACAGCTTCCTGAGCAGTGGGACAGCAGACTCTGTGAAGACGGTGCGAGCACTGAGCCCTGTTCGTAGCGGCTTTGCTGGTGGTAGCGATGGTGTGGACAGCGCAGACTGCAGCCTGCTGGAGCAGTACCTCTCCTCTGTACAGCAGcgggaggaggaggctgaggaggtGATCAGCGATAGAACAGAAACGCCACAGCCCTCCTCACCAGTATCACCCAGCAAAACAGCACAGTCCAACCCCCCCCCGAAGAAGGCAGCAGACAACCAATCAGAAGTGCAAAGAAAGGAGGAAACCACTGCTCCCTCTTGAGACTATGGGAGTGTCGGACAACTGCACTCATTTTGATTACTGGCCCAGATCTCAAATGATGACAGTGCACTTAGCTTCCTTTGTTTACCAAGACTGAACCCAGGACAGGCTTGAAAACTATACCTTACTGTGAATATAacccaagttttttttttatatacttcCACTACTTGGGTCTGTTCTGTTATTTAATGgacattttcttctctgtgtAAAGACAATGATTGTGATGTAGCTTGAGAAGGTATTAGAAACTTGAAAGCAATTATTTTATGATGAAATACAGTGAGTAGCTTGCTACCTCTACTGATTAAAAGACCAGGCATGGTGTAACCTATTCTCTTCTGTATCTATCAATATCCACTGCATTGAATACATATGATAAACTACAATTAACAAGATTAGGAGTTGGTGTGTTAACCATAGTGCACTTGTAAccacagatatatatatactatacataaaacaacaaatagctGAACTGTTTTTATCAACTTTAGATCACATCACCTGAAAATGTTGTAGCATCTTTATCttcttaaaaaatgtaaataaatctgcaattattgttttccaattatttgtttttatattatgttGAAATGTTGTAAGAACTATGGCTGcatctaacaattattttcattatcaagtaatctgattatttctgtttttcagtgaaTCCTTTCatatacaaaatgttaaaaaaataacacaaatagcAGCTGACACACCTGTTTTCAATCTATAACAATAAGAATGAGAGTAAGCAATGCCATCCTTAATTTATAATATtgattacacctgtgcttttcatcCTATGACAGGTCAAACCGTGTCCTGTAAAGAAGGTATGGTGCTATTTTCTGTCTCTAGAGTAATTTATTAAAAGGACAATTTGTTTCAGCACAGCAGAATAGCCATAAGTTATTTAATTAATTGGTGGAACATTTTGGTAGGTATTGTATGGCCTGATCAATATTCATGAGTTGTTGCCAGGCAGTGTTGGAAGaagtattaaaataatttacttaagtaaaagtagcaatgccacagtataaaaaatactccataagtcctgtattcaaaatttcaaagtacagaagtatctaaagtaaaagtacttataaTGTAGGTGGCTGCTGTCAGATACTATTATcttaattaatcattattacTTATGTGTTCAAATGtggtactttaatgttgtagttggtaaaggtggagctaatttgaactatttcATATACTTTTGGAAGTTTGATCTATAAcaattgattatattttataaactgatcatgtgttttgtatgtaaaaacttaatttgaaaaataactagtaactttAGCTCTAAGTACAGTACTAATAAATGTccttttccaccactgttgccAGGTCATTACAGCATAATAACAGGAGGAAGGGTTGTAGTGTACGAATGTGAGCCCAGACAATTTCataccaaaagtaaaattattcaTTGTTACTAATCATAACTGTCATACTCAACTATGACAGCAAGACTCCGACACAGAGAgctctttcggctcccaaacTAGTGATGGGAAGTTCGGCTCTTTTCAGAGAGCTGGCTCTTTTGGCTCAGCTCCCAAAGAAGAGCCGACTCTTTTGACTCCTGAACGGCTcttaatttaggatttttttgtaGGCCTTTATTTATACATCACAGGAATTAGACGGCTGCAGGCCTTCAGGAACGGGGGAAAAGTGGATAGTGAGTCAGTACTGCTACAGTTCAATGATGAGGTGCTTCCTGAAAAAGTGATGGTAGGCTATATGAGCTTTAATGTAAGAGAATATGGTCCTCCTGCGATAAGATGTTATAAATGTCAGCGGTATGGTCATACGGCCAATGTATGTAAAGGAAAGCAAAGCTGTGGAAGATGTGGAGGAGAACATGCATATGAAGAGTGTGGAAGCAATGTTCAGGTTAAATGCTGTAACTGCGGAGGAAACCACACAGCAGCATATGGTGGTGGCACCGTCAGGAAGCAGGCAGTGGAGATTCAAAGGGTAAGATCAGAACGGAAAGTAACACATGCAGAGGCTGTGAGGATGTGTGACagtgaaagaagagaggagggagttAACCAAAGTCATCCTGAAACAAATGCAGGAACAGCACAGATACATAGGGACAACACAGGAATGTCAGTGGACAAATTAGTGCTGTTTTTAGCATATGTCATTAACTGCTCAGAGCAAGTAAAAACCAAGAcagaaaaaatctaaatcatagTAAAGGCAGCAGCAAAATTCCTAAATATGAAAGATTTATCGTGGGAAAAGATACATGATGACCTTAGTCAGGGAGAAGGGACCTCAGAGACTGCTTCACATATCATACCATAATGTTACTACTACAATGGAACGCCAGACGTCTGATAGCAAATGGGCAGGAGTTTAAAGGCTACATTGATAAGTTAAGTAGGAAACCAGATGTCATATGTATTCAGGAGACATGGCTCAAGCCAAATCTGGAGTTCATTATTAAAGGATACACAACCATACATAAAGATAGATACAATGGAAATGGTGGAGGGTGTGCGATATTTATTAAAGAAGGTATAAAACATAGACggttaagtacagtacaagaCATGGAGGTAATAATAGTTGGTGCAAGAAAGAAAGTATGAGAATAGTAAACTTATATAACCCATGCAAAAAACTAGAAAAAGGTAAAACTAGAATCAATACTGGAACAGTGGAGAGGTAATAGCATCGGGTGTGGAGACTTCAATGCACACAGCACAGTATGTGGTGAGCAAGAAGATTTAAATGGAGAAATTGTAGAGGAACTAATGGACGAAAAGGAACTGGTGTGTTTAAATGATGGATCAGGCACAAGGGTAAATTTGGTGAAGGGAACAGAATCGGCAATAGATCTCACTTTGGTATCACAGTCTTTTGTCGGAAAATatacactgatgcatcaaaagcagaaaataataGAATTGGAGTTGCATTCATAATCccagatttaaatgtaatgtcaaataaaagagtTAGTAACAACCTTTCAGTATTTACAGGGGAAATGTTGGCTATTCTTTTAGCCCTTGAGTGGACAGAAAGCAGCAAACCAGGCAAAGTGTTAATAGGATCAGATTCTAGTAGTGCATTAACCAGTTTCAAGAGTTTACAGTCTGAAGCAAGACAGGACATTATGATGGAAATAGCTTTAAACTATCTTTAGAATTACAAAAGCAGAAGTGATAGTGAAATTCATCTGGATTCCAGCACATATAGAGGTATAGGGAAATGAACTGgcagacaaatatgcaaaagatgCAACTAAGAAAGTAGAAGTAAATATGACAGTAAGTTATAGTAAAGCTGAAGTTAAAAGCATAATTAAGGTAAGAAAGAAAGtaggagaaatgagggaaaccAGTAGAACAACCAGTAgaacaaaaagagaagaagacatTATATCAAGGATGATATACTGGTCTTAATAGTACACTGAAGATAATTGGTAAACATGAGACTGGTATGTGTGAGTACTGTAACATACAGGAAACGGTAGAACATGTAATTATCAGTTGTCCTAGGTACCAGCAGGATAGACAGAGGAGGTAAGTAGGTGGGAAGTACTTAAAGGAACCACTGTAGGGAGTGATCACTATCCGATAGTCACAAGTATTGGAGTAGAAAGGGAAGTAGAAAAggatgagagagaaggaagatggAAATTTGAAGAAGCAAAGTGGAGCAAGTATAGAATTATAACTGAAGGGAAATTAAAGGAGGTAAATATGAACCAGGAAATAGAAGACCTCAATGCAGAGATAAACAGTATCATATTAGGAGCTGCAGAAGAGtcaataacaaaaagaaaaggtaggaaaaggaaaaagatagTTCCGTGGTGGACACAAGAATGCAattctacaataaaaaaatcGAAAGAAGGCCTTTAAAATCTTGAAGAAAACGCATAATTTTCAGAATCTTATTGAATATAAAAGAAAGCAGGCAGTAGTTAGGAGTACAGTAAAGCGAGTTAAAAAGGAATTCTGGAAGAGGTATTGTGACTCACTTGGAAGGACTACACCATTAGACCGAGTATGGGGGATGATTAAGAGGATGTCTGGAAATAGGAAAGAGTGTGGATATCCTATAATGAAAGATGGGAGGAATGTAGTAATAGAAGGTAAGGATAAAGCAGAGTTATTAGCAAGGACATTTGTTAAGGTACATAGTACTGAAAATTTGAGGAATGAGGAAAAGAAGCAGAGAGATggaacaataagaaaaaatgtagAAGCACTGCAGGATGTTGAGGAAGACAGAAGTGCAATAAACATGTTGTTTACTATAAGAGAGCTAAATGATGCATTAAGGAAGTTGGGGAAAACAACGCCAGGGAGAGACCAAATTAGTTATTGTATGCTAGGAAACTTAAGTGACAGGAGTAAAGGAGTATTATTAGGATTATATAATAAAGTATGGGAAGAGGGAGATTTGCCAAGTCAATGGAAAGAGGCAGTTATTGTCCCCATATGTAAGCCAGGTAAGGACCCAGGACTGGCAGAAAGTTATAGACCGACTGCAAATGAAAATGAGGGAATGAGGGAAACCAGTAGAACAACCAGTAgaacaaaaagagaagaagacatTATATCAAGGATGATGTACTGGTCTTAATAGTACACTGAAGATAATTGGTAAACATGAGACTGGTATGTGTGAGTACTGTAACATACAGGAAACGGTAGAACATGTAATTATCAGTTGTCCTAGGTACCAGCAGGATAGacagagattaaaaaacaaactggcaaGAGATCGCAGTAAGTTCGGGCTAAAGGAGTTACTCCAATTGAACTCAGGGCATGTGGGGTACAGGGCAATATTTAGGtttttggaaaagacaggacTTAAAAGAAGACTATAGGGTAGGATAAGACCGCTCTGATACACACTCCAtttcagaaggtggcggtaatgcaccaaaagctgtttgcgaaccgccataaaacatcagaagaagaagaagaagaagaagaagaagaagaagaagaagaggaagcagCAGTAGCAGTCATGCATTGCTTTTCCTACTGAGGGGGGAGTCGGCTCCCTTCGTTCACTTCAGCATCGGTCGCTCATAGAGCCGACACATCACAACCGCCTCCTCCATCGTCTCTGATGTGCTACCCAAGCCGCCGCTGTCTCCTCTCCCTCGGCCACCCGTCAGACTCATCACCCtcctccgtctgtctgtccaccaacATGCTAATCTGTCGTCGTAATGTGTAAGTAGGGGAGCATTAAGATAAATTAATGGCTAAAACGCCTGCATCACCGCTGTTAGCGTTAGCTAACAGGGTTTTTGGAGATATTATATTAGAAATATGTTGGAATCTCCACCCATGTATTGATTATTACCCTCCCTTTTCTTTATTGTTGGCGTCATTGCCGCCGTTCAAGTGATAAAGGAATCCGACTCCAAAACGCACGACCGTTAGTGCTGTTTCAAGATGGAAGCTTGGCCTGAAAGTGAACCGGCTTCATGTTTACGACCGTCCGtatgtagtggtatgtggacccaaaggcagatgaccaggaCGCGGTATCAGGGTGAactagccggatggctacagtgtttattgtggTTGATGTGGTTTACAAgcaggtacaggcaggcagACCGTTAGGCAGACTAGTAACACACGGGTAACACGGAagtgggttaccggctggcagtggtggaaacagtgAAGTCAGTCCAaggtggctaaacagtccaaaagGGAACAGGCAAAGTACAACatccagaatccaaccaagAGAAGTCATGGTAAAACAGCCAGGGAACTGGGCAggggaaccaggtacaacaaaaggagcaccaaacggcgacacacacaacCCCTAGTTTGTAATTTACGTTTGTACCATACATCAACAAACCTTATCTTATATTTAAGGAACAGTTTGTGTCACGAATATTACAATCTAACctgctttgaaaaatgaaataataaattaagcatccaaaaaaacagatttgccTATAAATATGTGTACTTCTCTTCCCTTGTCTGATGAGGACTCCTAAACTTCTCAgacaaatgtattttggacAAAACCTTATCCAGAACATCTGCATTATCCTGTCAACTAtgatttttatactgtatgtttctttaTAAACATGAATAGAACAAATGCtagttttctgtttgttcatCCATGTCGTTGACCACATAAATTTTTCAGCGTCAGGCGCTGAGGATGAAATGATGCCATCATCAGCGATATGACAGCATAGAGTGAAACGGGGCCTGATCATGGGAGACAGAAGGAGGTCACCATGTGCAGAAATCTCTCCAAATAttccctcatcttcctcttcctagCCCTGCTTGGCCTCATCTTCCTGCTGCGCAACCTCCACACTGTGGAGGTGAGGAGAGAAGTGGGTTACACATGGGTTTCAATTGATGTGTTGACGTGTTACCTCGAAAGGGAAATGGATGTACCGATCATTTACCTTTTTATCTTTTAACAGCATgttatatatatctttttaatAACACTGTTGCTCATGAGGAAAGTTATAGTACAGAACCGTTCTTCACAAGTGAGTGGAAATATTATGTTGTTCAGAAACTCACTGTTGACTGTTGTGAAGACTATTGAAAGAATCTTGAGTAATTTCCACCACAGCATAACATTCACTAATATATGACACAGTCCTCTATCATAGGTCTAAACCTGAGATAGTTGGCTTAAACCTGCAGTAATATTATGCCCTTTTATGCATTCTTATCTGCCAGTCATAGGTTGATGGTCCCATCTCCTGCAGCACCTCTTAactctcctccctttctcttcaGAACTGGAACTGCCACACTATTTCAGCCCTCTACCACCTCCATAGCAGGATCCAATCAACCTTCATCCCAGTGGATCTCCCTACTTTTCATCACAACCACACCTTCTGTGCCCATCTGGGCCAGAAACCCTCCCCTCAAGATGAACTGGAAGAGCGCTACCTATTGGACTCTATCGCCTGGCCTGGCCCTCCGCCTCGCTCTACACCAACCACTCTGCGCCAGACGAGTGACCCTGTGCACAGCCTGTTCGCCATTCTTCCCACTAAGGGAGGAAGGGAGTGGCATGTGGGCGACCAGCTGGAGGCCCTCGTCCAAATGCATGACTTCCAGGGTCGTCCCAAGCACTATGGCGGGGATTTCCTTTTGGCCAGACTGCACTCCCCGGAGCTTGGAGCAGGTGTAGCCGGTACGGTGCTGGACCACAAGAATGGATTTTATTCTGCTCTGTTCCCGCTCTTCTGGGAGGGGTCCGCACATGTTGAGATTACGCTGGTGCACTCAAGCGAGGCCATTGCTGTGCTGCGACGGCTGAGGGAGGAACGGCCAGATCGAGTCTTTTTCAAGAGCTTGTTCCGCTTGGGCTTTCTTTCTGAAACTACTGTGTGCAACATGTGCCTGCCCCCTGACCCTCAGCCTCTGTGCAATTACACAGACCTTTACACAGGGGAGCCCTGGTACTGCTACAAGCCTAAAATACTCAGCTGTGACACCAGAATCAACCACGCCAAAGGAGGCTATCTGAAACGCCTCATCACCAACAAAGAAGCATTGCTCTTCCAGAGGTTTGTACTATTATAGGATGAGGGAAATATGTCGTATTGTAACATATATTTGTGTTGTATTAAAGGCCAATTACTCTctagaccaaaaccaacaataattAGTTCAACTAACAAGTACTGCCTGattagccaaagcctgatatagatGACTCCTCTCTGCCATAGACCTCCAGTGTTTATAGTTTAGTGTCCTAAACTATAAACGCATAAATGAGCCACAGTGTAGCACTGGGTAACATTTCCTCTACTACAAAGAACATGTAGGTTATTTTGAGTCCTGGcactgtaaatactcactagcgcAGCACTATTTGCTCCTGTTTAATATGAACTACAGTACCCATGCCTGCGGCTCTATGAGGCTATACAGTGGcacagtgctttgagctaaatgctaacatcagcatgctaatttGCTCTCAATAACAATGTAAGCATGCGG
This Siniperca chuatsi isolate FFG_IHB_CAS linkage group LG12, ASM2008510v1, whole genome shotgun sequence DNA region includes the following protein-coding sequences:
- the cep97 gene encoding LOW QUALITY PROTEIN: centrosomal protein of 97 kDa (The sequence of the model RefSeq protein was modified relative to this genomic sequence to represent the inferred CDS: inserted 1 base in 1 codon), producing MGVSDLQFDTNAEPVVDLSARGMQKLDPSFTCSEDAHTLILDRNHIMKLDHLERSPGLQQLSVASNRLVRMMGVSRLTELRVLNLPNNSIGYIEGLRDLPHLEWLNLSGNNIKVIEQLNNCVSLQHLDLSDNNISTIGDLTKLMALKTLLLHGNSITTLRTVPAHLPAHLSILSLAENEIRDLNEMSYLAPLHDLEQLSIMSNPCVMATPSLPGFDYRPYIMSWCLSLKVLDGYVVSQKEGLKAEWLYSQGKGRSYRPGQHVQLVQYLATVCPLTSSPALETAEDAKLEKILSKQRFHQRQLLEETQGGCPSPPRPTQLDVERHSPSHSVPQGGAREAKKSIALAPAAAPSVRETEPVVQFNTWVSCDSSHPSLPVVRSPRLREEHIYLEDVQTDEDKLNGSMLSSESTFXPFASDLEPQTTHSDSEDETETFEPDSLAPKRPAQPKKHNTNKTHHLPPADKQERGLEEVVISGAATTAGSLGVRVSTPQNDLETFSDFGKAEMKEAPKQEEVGMCARKSSLTEADRAAVKIQSWWRGQHTRCCDPMAREVRSEIRLRRMQEHILFLSEKFDRVQQQYEEERLQRLVQEEAVKFLWKQLQSMQQWKQSVEQQLACISQPVTPAQISAPGLCEAATPVASSTTNPPSTDVSFPDSGFQSTNDQQAAQEDSFLSSGTADSVKTVRALSPVRSGFAGGSDGVDSADCSLLEQYLSSVQQREEEAEEVISDRTETPQPSSPVSPSKTAQSNPPPKKAADNQSEVQRKEETTAPS
- the nxpe3 gene encoding NXPE family member 3 isoform X2; translation: MCRNLSKYSLIFLFLALLGLIFLLRNLHTVENWNCHTISALYHLHSRIQSTFIPVDLPTFHHNHTFCAHLGQKPSPQDELEERYLLDSIAWPGPPPRSTPTTLRQTSDPVHSLFAILPTKGGREWHVGDQLEALVQMHDFQGRPKHYGGDFLLARLHSPELGAGVAGTVLDHKNGFYSALFPLFWEGSAHVEITLVHSSEAIAVLRRLREERPDRVFFKSLFRLGFLSETTVCNMCLPPDPQPLCNYTDLYTGEPWYCYKPKILSCDTRINHAKGGYLKRLITNKEALLFQSGVNIKVRIHSSGPDRINVLPPRKDKVEVESSSRKPESIKLTPSGYYYEDSWRPLGGVTMRQFNESSAITQCLKNKVINMYGDSTVRQWFEYLIALVPELKELNLYSPKNVGPFMAVNSTHNILLKYRCHGPPIRFSTVTASELRYISNELDRLSGGPNTVVVLSIWAHFSTFPVEVYIRRLRHIRQALVRLLDRAPGTIVVIRSANLQALDQEVSLYNSDWYSLQLDKVLRSMFKGLNVLLVDAWQMSLAHHLPHALHPPPVIVKNMIDMFLSYVCPDKKKSQQK
- the nxpe3 gene encoding NXPE family member 3 isoform X1; amino-acid sequence: MCRNLSKYSLIFLFLALLGLIFLLRNLHTVEVRRENWNCHTISALYHLHSRIQSTFIPVDLPTFHHNHTFCAHLGQKPSPQDELEERYLLDSIAWPGPPPRSTPTTLRQTSDPVHSLFAILPTKGGREWHVGDQLEALVQMHDFQGRPKHYGGDFLLARLHSPELGAGVAGTVLDHKNGFYSALFPLFWEGSAHVEITLVHSSEAIAVLRRLREERPDRVFFKSLFRLGFLSETTVCNMCLPPDPQPLCNYTDLYTGEPWYCYKPKILSCDTRINHAKGGYLKRLITNKEALLFQSGVNIKVRIHSSGPDRINVLPPRKDKVEVESSSRKPESIKLTPSGYYYEDSWRPLGGVTMRQFNESSAITQCLKNKVINMYGDSTVRQWFEYLIALVPELKELNLYSPKNVGPFMAVNSTHNILLKYRCHGPPIRFSTVTASELRYISNELDRLSGGPNTVVVLSIWAHFSTFPVEVYIRRLRHIRQALVRLLDRAPGTIVVIRSANLQALDQEVSLYNSDWYSLQLDKVLRSMFKGLNVLLVDAWQMSLAHHLPHALHPPPVIVKNMIDMFLSYVCPDKKKSQQK